One window from the genome of Deltaproteobacteria bacterium encodes:
- a CDS encoding TrkH family potassium uptake protein — translation MRYHIILRYVGIILLINAAFLLVSAMISFFKGDSALFPLIYTCLIAALFGAFPFIFIPPTEEISVKEGFTIVISSWLLSCLIGMIPYVLWGGEFTITNAWFESVSGFTTTGSSILTDIEALPPGLLFWRSVTQWIGGVGIIIFALSVLPSMGKIGMTLYRSEISPLAAANFRYQTRKTLQIIMSVYIGLTAAEAIALMLCGMDSFDAITHSFATIATGGFSPKNLSIAYYGSISVETVIMIFMILSGINFGLLFLAISGRPKILLRSTILHAYLIMLAAGVALVAVNVHGTVFNTWGEAVRNAAFQVISIGTSTGFATTDSTIWPPFSQLLILFFTLQCACSGSTSGGIKVDRAVLLWHAIKKRVLKVQHPRAIVKEKIEDMVIDDDVLEASLLYIILYVLIVFVSSLLICFMGIDIMTAFSASAATIGNVGPGFGLVGSVSNFSQIPELGKWILSGDMLLGRLEIFGLLLFFLLRYWK, via the coding sequence ATGAGATATCATATTATCCTCCGCTATGTCGGTATCATCCTGCTTATCAATGCCGCCTTTCTGCTTGTATCGGCAATGATCTCCTTTTTCAAGGGCGACTCCGCCCTTTTTCCGCTTATCTATACGTGCCTTATAGCGGCCCTGTTCGGTGCCTTTCCGTTCATCTTCATTCCGCCGACGGAGGAAATATCCGTCAAGGAAGGATTTACCATCGTAATTTCAAGCTGGCTCCTGTCCTGCCTGATCGGAATGATCCCCTATGTTCTCTGGGGTGGTGAATTCACCATAACAAATGCATGGTTTGAAAGTGTGTCCGGATTTACGACGACGGGATCTTCCATTCTGACAGATATCGAGGCGCTTCCCCCGGGCCTGTTGTTCTGGCGATCCGTCACCCAGTGGATAGGGGGAGTAGGCATCATCATATTCGCCCTCTCCGTTCTGCCTTCGATGGGGAAGATCGGCATGACGCTTTACCGGTCGGAGATATCCCCGCTTGCGGCAGCCAATTTCAGGTATCAGACACGGAAGACATTACAGATCATTATGTCGGTCTATATCGGATTGACGGCAGCCGAGGCCATCGCCCTCATGCTGTGTGGAATGGATTCGTTTGATGCCATCACGCATTCCTTCGCGACCATCGCAACCGGCGGGTTCTCACCGAAAAACCTCAGCATTGCTTATTATGGCAGTATTTCGGTTGAGACCGTTATCATGATCTTCATGATACTGTCCGGCATTAATTTTGGCCTTCTCTTTCTTGCCATATCGGGACGCCCAAAGATCCTGCTCCGATCAACAATCCTTCATGCCTACCTGATCATGCTCGCTGCCGGCGTGGCACTGGTGGCGGTCAATGTACATGGAACGGTCTTCAACACGTGGGGAGAGGCTGTCAGAAATGCCGCTTTTCAGGTCATATCAATAGGGACCTCGACCGGGTTTGCCACGACCGACAGCACCATCTGGCCGCCATTTTCCCAACTCCTGATCCTCTTTTTTACGTTACAATGCGCCTGCAGCGGTTCCACATCGGGGGGCATCAAGGTCGACAGGGCCGTCCTGCTCTGGCATGCCATAAAGAAGAGGGTCCTGAAAGTCCAACACCCTCGTGCCATAGTCAAAGAAAAGATAGAGGACATGGTCATTGACGATGACGTCCTTGAAGCAAGCCTTCTTTACATCATACTGTATGTACTTATTGTGTTCGTATCGAGCCTTCTCATCTGTTTCATGGGCATTGATATAATGACGGCATTCTCCGCCTCGGCGGCTACCATAGGCAATGTAGGCCCCGGATTCGGCCTGGTCGGGTCGGTGAGCAACTTCAGCCAGATCCCCGAACTGGGAAAGTGGATCCTCTCGGGAGATATGCTTCTCGGACGGCTTGAGATATTTGGCCTTCTTTTATTCTTCCTTTTAAGATACTGGAAATGA
- a CDS encoding helix-turn-helix transcriptional regulator codes for MNTPLRRYRFEYEYTQQHLSHLSKVPQAKISGAENGYPVLSEDQRKRLAWVFGVPVEELFPDSEKVADQEAAK; via the coding sequence ATGAATACGCCTTTACGCCGTTACCGCTTTGAATACGAGTATACTCAACAGCATCTAAGCCATCTCAGCAAGGTGCCACAGGCAAAAATCTCCGGTGCTGAAAACGGATATCCCGTCCTTTCCGAAGATCAGCGAAAAAGGTTGGCGTGGGTCTTCGGTGTGCCGGTGGAGGAACTTTTCCCCGACAGCGAAAAAGTCGCCGATCAGGAGGCAGCAAAGTGA
- a CDS encoding replication protein — MVVGTNPQLEDGFTTIANELSEAFFRLQLSGNQWRILWVIIRKTYGWKKKTAQISITYFEQKTGLGRRHIVRALNDLVERRIITKNDTTFVTTYGFQKDYSKWELLPKKTPVTKLVTEPLPKLVPIKEKKQNILYVLHHAGEKILLQNAVSEILELLNKERIKILGHNGIKSITTDKQIIARLKDGGSVHECCRIILTKSKDPFFKENPRYFHPDTLFRKSHWQKYLDEAELMK, encoded by the coding sequence ATGGTCGTCGGAACAAATCCGCAGCTTGAAGATGGCTTCACCACAATAGCCAATGAACTTTCAGAAGCTTTCTTCCGTCTTCAACTATCAGGCAATCAATGGCGTATTCTGTGGGTTATTATCCGCAAGACGTATGGATGGAAAAAGAAGACAGCACAAATAAGTATAACCTACTTTGAGCAGAAGACGGGGCTGGGAAGACGCCACATTGTCCGAGCGTTAAACGACTTGGTTGAAAGAAGAATCATTACCAAAAATGACACTACTTTCGTCACAACATATGGTTTTCAAAAAGATTATTCAAAATGGGAACTATTACCAAAAAAGACACCGGTGACAAAATTGGTAACGGAACCATTACCAAAATTGGTACCCATTAAAGAAAAGAAACAAAATATATTATATGTCCTTCATCACGCTGGCGAAAAAATCCTCTTACAAAATGCTGTGTCTGAAATTCTTGAGCTTTTGAATAAAGAGCGAATCAAGATTCTTGGACACAACGGGATTAAATCCATCACCACCGATAAACAGATCATTGCCCGCTTAAAAGACGGGGGTAGCGTTCATGAATGTTGCCGAATAATTCTGACAAAATCGAAAGACCCCTTCTTCAAGGAGAATCCCCGGTATTTTCATCCAGACACCCTTTTCAGGAAAAGCCATTGGCAAAAGTATCTTGATGAAGCGGAGTTAATGAAATGA